The sequence CGGTAAAGAACGTGACGGCGACTAAAACACCGAGGCCAGCCCGTAGACGACCGAGGAGCCGACCATCAGGAGCACGAAGAAGATGGCGAGTATCTGCTGGCGGTCCATACCCGCCCTTCGCGGGCCGACGTGTTAGGCGTTTCGCGCTGGCCGGGTCCCCGGGGTCATGGGGCCGCGACGCGCTCAGTAGAGGTCCCGCGATGAACCGATATCGAGCGTCCCGTCCCTCCGGATCCGGAATCCGAGCGACTCCGACTGCGCGTACGTCTCGGACCTGTCGACCCCGAGGCTGTCGATACGGACGTCAACCTGGAACGTCGTGCCGGGTAGTCCGACCGTCCCGATGCGATTCCACCGACCGCGGGCCGAGACGGGAAAACTGCTGTCGACACGCTTCTCTCCGTCGGCAGTGAGCTCCATCTCCACCGTCACGTCCTCCTCGCGGTCGTTGGCGATGCCCGCTCTCAGAAACGAGAGCGGTCCGTCAGTCGAGTCGAAGTGGAGGCGGGTCTGCTGCGCGTGGTTGTAGCTGACACAGGCGACGTCTAGCTCCGCTGCCGGTCGCTCGACTTCGATCAGCGAGTACAGCCCCGCCGGGACCTGCGGTCCGCCGTAGGGACGCTTCCGGTAACCGTGGAGGTGCAGCGTGCCACCCGAGGCCTCGACGCGCGCCCATCCCTGCCCGGAGGTCGGCATCCCGCAGCAGTCGCCGACGAACACCAGCACCGACTCGGAGAAGTCAGTGTCCTCGACCCGCCGGCGAATCAGGTCGCCGAACTCGCCGGTCTCCACGGAAGGCTCGGCGTCCTCGCTGTCGAGCACGTCGGCGACGTACGAGGAGTCTCCCGATATCCAGTTAGTCTCCCTGACTGCCCGTGTGGTCGTCTCGAAGGGGACGGACGGCTCTGTCGCAATCCCCTCACCCAGGTAGTCCGCGTTCCACTCCGCCGCAGTGTCCGCGTCGGGGTGTTCGATGGCACCCGCGTTTGGCGGGAGGTCACACCGCTCCCACTGGCGAGCGTGGCGGTTAGCCCGCCTGTCGTCGATGACGTGCGTCTCGACCGGTTCCGTCTCCGCCCACCGGTCTTCTGAGCGGCAGACGACGCCTCCGCGCGGCCGGTCCGTCGCGGTCGCCGGCTCGCTGTCCGAGGCGAGACAGCCGGCGAGTGACCCGGAGAGGGCGAACCCGGCGGTCGCAAGTACATCACGGCGGCGCATGTATCTGTCACTTGTTGGGAACGTGCTAAGTCTTCTGGCGGCACTTACTCCACCCGCGCGTCGACGACGAGGTGGCGGACGCCCTCGCTGTACCCCTTCACATCCCGGACCTCCAGCACCTCGACGGCCCGGCCCGCACGGTCGGCAGCATCCTCCAGGCGCCCGACGGGCCGGTCGGGCACCAGCGCCTCGGGGGTGGCCTCGTGCATGTGGAGGACGCCCCCCGACGCGAGCGCGGGGAGGACAGTGTCGAGATACTCGTGGGCCTCGTAGTACCCCATGACCGCGCGGTCGAAGTCCCTGTCGAGCGCGGGGACGACCTCGCGGTTGTCCCCGCGGTAGGCCTCGACCCGGTCGGTCGCGCCGTTTCGCATCGCGTTCTCAAGCAGGTACTCGAAGGCGTCGGGGTTGCGCTCGACCGCGGTCACGCGGGCGCCGGCGCGAGCCATCGGCAGCGTGAAATAGCCCACGCCGGCGAAGGCGTCCAGCACGCGCTCGCCGTCCGAAACGACCTCGCCCATCCGGGCGCGCTCGGCCTTGTTGCCCGGCGAGAACATCACCTCTGCCAGGTCCAGGGCGTACTCGGTGCCGTGCTCGCGGTGGACGGTCTCGGTATCGCCCTCGCCGGCGACGACCTCGACGCTGGGCTCGCGGTGCTCGCCCTCGACCCCCTCGCGGGCGAGGACGGTGTCGGCGCCGCCGTGCATCGCCAGCAGCGCCTCGCCGACCTCCACGGCGTCCTCCGCGGAGAGGTCCCCGAGGTCGACGAGGACGACGCTGCCGACGACCGCCCACGACCCCGGCGCCCGCTCCAGGTCGTCGTCGCTCCAGCCCCGCTGGCGGAGGTGGTCATCGAGGGTCCGCAGCCGTGGCTCGCCGGCCTGGCGGGCCACCTCGAGCACCTCGGTCTCGACGGGCGGCTCGGTAACGGGGATAGCGACCGTCTCGCCGCCGGCCTCGACGGTCGAGCGACTGTCGTCGTAGACGCCCTCTGCTCGCAGGGAACCGATGGCCGCCTGGGCGCGCGGTTTCTCGACGACCGCCACGAGGTCCTCGCTCATCGGCTCCCGTTCGGTGACGGGGCGGTTTATGTTCCCCGGGACGGAGGGGGAGGGCAGGGTGGCCTGTCTCCTCCGGCCGTTGCGGCCGCGGCGCTCGTGGCGCCGCTCCGGGCCCGCGGGTAATCTGCACATTCTTTCGGGTGTCGCGAGTCTCGGTGGACACATGAACAGACGGACACGGCGAGCCGTTCTCGCGACACTCGGGGTCACCGCCGCCGCCGGCCTGGCAGGCTGTGGCGGTGGCGACGGAGACGGTGACGGAACGGGCGACGGGGCCAGCGGCCGTCTCCAGGGCGAGGACTACCCCGCCATCGACGAGTGGCTCACCGAGACCGAGGTCGGGGACAGCGCCGACAACTACGACGGTCAGCTCAGCGACCGGCGGGGTCGGAGCCGCGTCTCCGTCAACGTCGGAGCCAGCGGGAACGGCGGCGACTTCGCGTTCGCCCCGGCGGCGTTCGTCGTCGACGCCGGGACCGAGGTCCGGTGGTCGTGGACCGGCCGGGGCGGTCTGCACAACGTCGAGGCCGAACCCGACGACCAGATCGGGGAGTCTGACTACGAGTTCAGCTCCGGTGATGCCATCGACGCCGAGGGCGTCCAGTTCACACAGACGCTGCCCGACACCGGCGTCGCACTGTACCACTGCGAGCCACATCTCTCGGTCGGCATGAAAGGCGGGATCGCCGTCGAGTGATAATCCGGGGATACCCGACGCCGCGAGCGGGTCCGCCCGCCGGCGAGCCGTACTTCCGCCGTGCCGGTAACTGGGATATACCAATGCCCGTCGGCGGGGAAGTGACAGCCGATGCAACGACAGAACAACCCCTTCGCGGACCTGGAGCGGATGTTCGAGCGGATGACCGACCAGTTCGACGACGCTGCCGAGTGGTGGACCGAGGAGGGCCGCCCCGGAACCGGAGTACGCCCCGCGGCCGACGTCGTCGACCACGCCGACGAGATAGTGGTCACCGTCGACGTGCCCGGCTTCACGAGCGAGGAGGTCGACATCCGGGTCTCCGACCGGACCCTGC comes from Salinirussus salinus and encodes:
- a CDS encoding class I SAM-dependent methyltransferase, with amino-acid sequence MSEDLVAVVEKPRAQAAIGSLRAEGVYDDSRSTVEAGGETVAIPVTEPPVETEVLEVARQAGEPRLRTLDDHLRQRGWSDDDLERAPGSWAVVGSVVLVDLGDLSAEDAVEVGEALLAMHGGADTVLAREGVEGEHREPSVEVVAGEGDTETVHREHGTEYALDLAEVMFSPGNKAERARMGEVVSDGERVLDAFAGVGYFTLPMARAGARVTAVERNPDAFEYLLENAMRNGATDRVEAYRGDNREVVPALDRDFDRAVMGYYEAHEYLDTVLPALASGGVLHMHEATPEALVPDRPVGRLEDAADRAGRAVEVLEVRDVKGYSEGVRHLVVDARVE
- a CDS encoding halocyanin domain-containing protein, translating into MNRRTRRAVLATLGVTAAAGLAGCGGGDGDGDGTGDGASGRLQGEDYPAIDEWLTETEVGDSADNYDGQLSDRRGRSRVSVNVGASGNGGDFAFAPAAFVVDAGTEVRWSWTGRGGLHNVEAEPDDQIGESDYEFSSGDAIDAEGVQFTQTLPDTGVALYHCEPHLSVGMKGGIAVE
- a CDS encoding Hsp20/alpha crystallin family protein: MQRQNNPFADLERMFERMTDQFDDAAEWWTEEGRPGTGVRPAADVVDHADEIVVTVDVPGFTSEEVDIRVSDRTLRVEADHSETAEEHDGDYVRRERHHATATRSLRLPAEVDPDAASATLTNGVLTVTLPKSEAEETRRIDID